The following is a genomic window from Deinococcus aerolatus.
TCAGCAGTGTGTTGAAAAATGACTTTTCTGATGCCTCGAGTATACCTGTTTAAACGGAATCCGTATCAGTTCCCGGTCTGTCGGCGGACATGCTGCGCGTGCAGGTCCCGGATGCGTGCGCTCAGCGACGGCTCCGGCCCCTCGACGGCGCAGTCACGCAGCACCTTCTGAATGGGCAGGGAACGGACCGGGCCGGGCGTTATGCCCAGTTCCTCCAGCCACCGGGTCAGCTGCTCCGAGGAACTGGCGTAGACGATGCGCCCCAGGCCCACCCAGCCGTGGGCGGCGGAACACATCGGGCGGTGCTCGCCGGAGGTGTAGACGGTGGCCTGTCTGCGTTCTTCCGGCGACAGATGCGCTGCGGCCCAGCGGGTGATCTCAATTTCCGGGTGCTGCGTCGCGTCGCCGCCTGCTGTGCGGTTGTGGTCCTCAAA
Proteins encoded in this region:
- a CDS encoding nucleoside deaminase — protein: MNDHDRQHLTRCVELAETALRTGNDPFGSLLVSGAGEVLFEDHNRTAGGDATQHPEIEITRWAAAHLSPEERRQATVYTSGEHRPMCSAAHGWVGLGRIVYASSSEQLTRWLEELGITPGPVRSLPIQKVLRDCAVEGPEPSLSARIRDLHAQHVRRQTGN